From the genome of Fibrobacter sp., one region includes:
- a CDS encoding MCE family protein: protein MSISRAQRARLGVFVIAGIILLAIFFVIPLGMKLTDKFNTFFAYFEGESLSGLEQGAVVKFSGVPIGKVEKITYLPDNLSKVKVEMKIQQDFPMKVDMVATTGAMGITGLKYVEIAGGKNESELLKPGSEIPTKISVISTITGKAESIVGKVELLLNHLNQITEPDSLRSIKKILDNVAYITEDVRGFVSESRPQIQKMTNSTSSLITKIDSVAGDIKSFTSSFKGNVTADQISRTFSAIDSTVHSLKSLAENLSLMVRQSREDFAVGMENIREASENANQLTKVLAENPSLLLKGESQRGREVR, encoded by the coding sequence ATGAGCATATCTAGGGCACAGCGAGCCAGACTTGGTGTATTTGTAATCGCGGGAATAATCCTCCTGGCAATTTTTTTTGTCATTCCTCTGGGAATGAAACTGACTGACAAATTCAATACTTTTTTTGCCTACTTTGAAGGAGAATCTCTCAGCGGACTGGAGCAGGGTGCGGTTGTCAAATTCAGCGGCGTACCCATTGGCAAAGTCGAAAAAATAACCTACCTTCCGGACAATCTCTCCAAAGTAAAAGTAGAGATGAAAATACAGCAGGATTTCCCCATGAAGGTAGATATGGTTGCCACTACAGGGGCTATGGGGATAACCGGGTTGAAGTATGTTGAGATAGCCGGAGGAAAAAATGAATCAGAGCTTCTTAAACCCGGGTCTGAAATTCCCACAAAGATCTCCGTGATCTCGACAATCACCGGTAAAGCGGAATCGATTGTCGGCAAAGTAGAACTGCTTCTCAATCACCTTAATCAAATCACAGAACCGGACAGTCTCCGGTCAATCAAAAAGATACTGGACAATGTAGCCTATATCACAGAGGATGTCAGGGGTTTTGTCAGCGAGTCACGTCCTCAGATTCAGAAAATGACAAACTCCACAAGCAGCCTGATCACCAAAATTGATTCTGTGGCAGGTGACATCAAAAGCTTTACCAGTTCTTTTAAAGGCAATGTCACGGCGGATCAGATAAGCCGTACCTTTTCAGCCATTGACTCGACAGTGCACTCGCTTAAAAGCCTTGCAGAAAATCTTTCTCTCATGGTCCGTCAAAGCAGGGAGGATTTCGCAGTGGGGATGGAAAATATCAGAGAGGCTTCAGAGAATGCCAACCAGTTAACAAAAGTTCTGGCCGAAAACCCATCACTGCTGCTTAAGGGTGAATCTCAGAGAGGAAGGGAGGTCCGATGA
- a CDS encoding ATP-binding cassette domain-containing protein, with protein sequence MPFSRLSCRLSALDSNSKKSIVEIENLVTRYGDRVVLKDISTSFFKSEIRVILGTSGCGKTTLLKSIIGLLKPYSGKIRIFGTEISDQDDPRTVDVLKKIGVLFQNGALLGSLTVQENVALPLQMHTRLPDSIIREIVRLKLAQVDLPHAAELYPGELSGGMRKRAALARALALDPPLLFCDEPSAGLDPVTSAGLDDLLLKLRMMLGITVVVVTHELFSIEKIADNITFLHKGSLLFDGPLAEALKHKEGPVCDFFKRHEPDLNKSVTCTTDFNLEFSG encoded by the coding sequence ATGCCCTTTTCTCGTTTATCCTGTAGGTTAAGCGCATTGGACAGCAATAGCAAAAAATCGATAGTTGAAATAGAGAATCTGGTAACCAGGTATGGTGACCGGGTTGTACTTAAAGACATAAGTACCAGCTTTTTCAAATCTGAAATCAGAGTGATTCTGGGCACATCAGGATGCGGGAAGACAACACTTCTCAAGTCAATAATCGGGCTTCTTAAGCCATATTCAGGAAAAATCCGTATTTTCGGGACAGAAATATCCGATCAGGATGATCCCCGGACAGTAGATGTGTTGAAAAAGATTGGCGTTCTGTTTCAAAATGGCGCACTTCTGGGATCGCTTACTGTTCAGGAAAACGTTGCATTGCCATTACAGATGCACACCAGATTACCAGATAGTATAATCAGAGAGATTGTCCGGTTGAAACTTGCCCAGGTCGATCTTCCGCACGCGGCGGAACTTTATCCGGGGGAACTATCCGGTGGAATGAGAAAGAGAGCCGCACTTGCACGCGCTCTGGCACTTGATCCGCCGCTGTTATTCTGCGATGAGCCTTCGGCAGGACTTGATCCTGTGACATCAGCCGGTCTGGATGATTTACTGTTAAAACTACGCATGATGCTGGGGATAACTGTTGTGGTTGTTACTCATGAACTCTTTTCTATAGAAAAGATAGCGGACAATATCACATTTTTACACAAAGGGTCTCTTCTTTTTGACGGCCCACTTGCAGAAGCGCTCAAACACAAAGAGGGTCCTGTTTGTGACTTTTTCAAACGGCACGAACCGGACCTGAACAAAAGCGTCACCTGCACCACTGATTTCAACCTGGAGTTTTCAGGATGA